A region of Vitis vinifera cultivar Pinot Noir 40024 chromosome 13, ASM3070453v1 DNA encodes the following proteins:
- the LOC109123688 gene encoding uncharacterized protein LOC109123688, with translation MAWTASSKGAVHVGGGENVAAVLPSISDIRCEVPELRGDNFKIWKERILLQLGCMDIDYAIRKDEPHKITDTSTPEQILLYERWEKSNRLSVIYIKTKISAGIRGSIEQHENVRELLKAIDEQFVTSDKALASTLIMKFTSLKLTGIRGVREHIMEMRDIVAQLKKLEVEMSESFLVHFILNTLPPQGRKVIDGTGRKCHAGDAKERKERKISS, from the exons ATGGCTTGGACTGCATCCAGCAAGGGTGCAGTCCACGTGGGTGGCGGCGAGAACGTCGCTGCCG TTTTACCTAGCATATCTGATATTCGTTGTGAGGTTCCCGAACTTAGAGGAGATAACTTTaagatatggaaggagagaattcttcttcaattagggtGCATGGACATAGATTATGCTATAAGGAAAGATGAACCACATAAGATCACTGATACCAGCACACCTGAACAAATTTTATTGTACGAACGCTGGGAGAAATCTAATCGCCTTAGCGTGATATACATTAAGACAAAAATCAGTGCTGGTATACGTGGTTCAATCGAGCAACATGAGAATGTCCGTGAATTGCTAAAGGCTATTGACGAGCAATTCGTCACTTCAGATAAAGCCTTGGCAAGCAccctaattatgaagttcacaTCCCTGAAGCTCACCGGTATAAGAGGTGTGCGTGAACATATCATGGAGATGAGGGACATTGTGGCTCAATTGAAGAAACTCGAGGTAGAAATGTCTGAATCTTTCTTGGTGCACTTTATCCTTAACACTCTTCCACCTCA aggaaGGAAGGTTATTGATGGAACAGGGAGAAAGTGCCATGCTGGTGAcgcaaaggaaaggaaagaaaggaaaatctcaagcTAG
- the LOC100255038 gene encoding putative disease resistance RPP13-like protein 1 — protein sequence MPLGRALESASVNVLLNKLASQQFIDFFLKWKLDIGLLIKLETTLQVIYAVLDDAEEKQAENDPHVKNWLDKVRDAAYDAEDILEEIAIDALESRNKVPNFICESLNLSQEVKEGIDFKKKDIAAALNPFGERIDSKMRDIVERLEDVVKQKDILRLRENTRGIVSGIEKRLTTPLVNEEHVFGSRIYGRDGDREEMIKLLTSCEENSDEVCVIPIVGMGGLGKTTLAQIVYNDERVKKHFQLKAWACVSDEFDVMRITKALVESGTKRTCGMNNLELLQGKLRDMLNRRKFLLVLDDVWNEDYGDWDKLRIPLAIGSPGSKIIVTTRSERVASIMRPGKAYPLKELSSDDCWSLLEQIAFPHRNSDAFPGLKIIAEGVARKCKGLPLAAKSLGGLLRSNPEENYWKDILNSRIWDLSNNGIIPPLRLSYHHLPPHLKQCFVYCAVFPVEF from the coding sequence ATGCCTTTGGGAAGAGCACTTGAATCTGCTTCTGTGAATGTGCTTCTTAACAAGTTGGCTTCCCAACAATTCATCGATTTCTTCCTTAAATGGAAACTTGATATTGGGTTGTTGATCAAACTAGAGACAACACTGCAAGTAATCTACGCAGTTCTAGATGATGCTGAGGAGAAGCAAGCTGAAAATGATCCACATGTCAAGAATTGGCTCGACAAGGTTAGGGATGCAGCTTATGATGCTGAGGACATACTGGAAGAGATCGCTATTGATGCACTTGAATCGCGTAACAAGGTACCAAACTTTATTTGTGAGTCGTTGAATTTGAGCCAAGAAGTTAAGGAAGGAATTGATTTTAAGAAGAAGGATATTGCTGCTGCTCTTAATCCATTTGGTGAACGTATTGATTCAAAGATGAGAGATATTGTGGAAAGACTTGAAGATGTTGTGAAGCAAAAAGATATTCTTCGATTGAGAGAGAATACAAGAGGGATAGTGTCTGGAATTGAGAAGAGATTGACAACTCCCTTGGTGAATGAAGAACATGTTTTTGGATCACGTATTTATGGTAGAGATGGCGATAGAGAGGAGATGATTAAACTGTTGACTTCGTGTGAGGAAAATAGTGATGAGGTTTGTGTGATTCCCATTGTTGGTATGGGAGGTCTTGGCAAAACCACGCTTGCTCAGATTGTCTACAATGATGAACGAGTGAAGAAACATTTTCAGTTGAAAGCATGGGCATGTGTCTCTGATGAATTTGATGTGATGAGGATAACAAAAGCACTGGTGGAGTCTGGCACTAAAAGGACTTGTGGTATGAACAATTTGGAATTGCTTCAAGGTAAATTAAGAGATATGTTGAACAGACGaaaatttttacttgttttggATGATGTCTGGAACGAGGATTATGGGGATTGGGACAAACTGCGGATTCCTCTGGCAATTGGATCACCGGGTAGTAAAATCATAGTCACAACTCGGAGTGAAAGAGTTGCCTCGATCATGCGCCCTGGAAAAGCTTACCCTCTCAAGGAGTTGTCTAGTGATGATTGTTGGTCATTGTTAGAGCAAATTGCTTTTCCACATAGGAACTCAGATGCATTTCCTGGGCTGAAGATCATTGCAGAGGGAGTGGCGAGGAAGTGTAAAGGCTTGCCTTTAGCAGCAAAGTCACTTGGGGGTCTCTTGCGCTCTAATCCAGAGGAGAATTACTGGAAGGATATTCTGAACAGCAGGATCTGGGATTTGTCAAACAATGGCATAATTCCACCCCTGAGGTTAAGCTACCATCACCTCCCTCCACATTTGAAGCAATGTTTTGTCTACTGTGCAGTGTTTCctgttgaattttga
- the LOC104881298 gene encoding putative disease resistance protein At3g14460, producing MLVLLWIAEGFVQQPEGGKEMEATARSYFFDLLSRSFFQQSSVDKSQYLMHDLIHDLAQFISGKVFLRLEDKAEVVKQSNIYEKARHFSYIRGDTDVYVKFKPLSKVKCLRTFLSLDPLHGFNIYCLTKKVPEDLLPELRFLRVLWLSGYEITKLPDSIGSLKHLRYLNLSYSSIKELPESTSTVYNLQTLLLKCRHLIKLPMDLKNLTNLRHLNIETSDLQMMPLEMGKLTSLQTLSNFVVGKGRGSGIGQLKSLSNLRGKLSISGLQNVVNVRDAIEAKLEDKEYLEKLVLEWIGIFDSTRDEKVENEIFDMLQPHENLKNLSIEYYGGTEFPSWVGDPSFSMMEYLNLKGCKKCISLPSLGQLPLLKELIIEGMDGIKHVGPQFYGDDYSSIDPFQSLETLKFENMKEWEEWSSFGDGGVEGFPCLRELSTFRCPKLTRFSHRFSSLEKLRIELCEELAAFSRLPSPENLESEDFPHLRVLKLVRCPKLSKLPNYLPSLEGVWIDDCEKLAVLPKLVKLLNLDLLGSNVEILGTMVDLRSLTFLQINQISTLKIFPEGFMQQSAKLEELKIVNCGDLVALSNQQLGLAHLASLRRLTISGCPKLVALPDEVNKMPPRLESLDIKDCHNLEKLPDELFKLESLSELRVEGCQKLESFPDMGLPSKLKRLVIQNCGAMKAIQDGNLRNNTSLEFLEIRSCSSLVSVLEGGIPITLKYMRISYCRSLKSLPVEMMNNDMSLEYLEIEACASLLSFPAGELPKSLKRLEISICGNFLSLPSSLLNLVHLDFLHLEDCPLLEYFPNTGLPTRNLRELTICKCEKLKSLPNRFHNLKSLQKLAISGCPSLVSLPKQGLPTNLISLEITHCEKLNPIDEWKLHKLTTLRTFSIGGIPGLVSFSNTYLLPDSITFLRILELPDLLSISEGLQNLTSLETLMIRDCDKLQYLPKEGLPATLSSLTIKNCPLLQSRCKQDTGEDWSKIMDIPDVVLF from the coding sequence ATGTTAGTCCTGTTATGGATAGCTGAGGGTTTTGTGCAGCAGCCAGAGGGGGGAAAAGAAATGGAAGCTACTGCACGCAGCTACTTCTTTGATCTACTATCAAGGTCATTCTTTCAACAATCTAGTGTGGACAAATCACAGTATCTAATGCATGACCTTATCCATGATCTAGCTCAGTTTATTTCTGGAAAAGTATTTCTCAGGTTGGAGGACAAGGCAGAGGTTGTCAAGCAAtccaatatatatgaaaaagcTCGCCACTTTTCCTACATCCGTGGAGACACTGATGTCTATGTGAAGTTTAAGCCACTTAGCAAAGTCAAGTGCTTGCGCACCTTCCTCTCATTAGATCCATTACATGGATTTAACATATATTGTTTGACCAAAAAGGTTCCAGAGGATTTATTACCAGAATTAAGGTTCTTGCGGGTGCTATGGCTGAGTGGCTATGAGATCACTAAATTACCAGATTCTATTGGCAGTCTCAAACATCTCCGGTACCTCAATCTCTCTTACAGTTCAATCAAAGAGTTACCTGAGTCAACAAGCACTGTCTACAACTTGCAGACGCTACTGCTAAAATGTCGTCATCTTATTAAGCTGCCAATGGACTTGAAGAATCTGACTAATTTACGACACCTCAATATTGAGACGAGTGACTTGCAAATGATGCCCCTTGAAATGGGAAAACTGACAAGCCTCCAAACATTGTCTAATTTTGTTGTGGGCAAAGGTAGGGGGTCAGGAATAGGACAGCTTAAAAGCTTATCGAATCTCAGGGGAAAACTCTCCATTTCAGGGTTGCAGAATGTTGTCAATGTCAGGGATGCTATTGAGGCCAAGTTAGAGGATAAGGAGTACCTTGAAAAGTTAGTTTTAGAATGGATTGGCATATTTGATAGTACAAGAGATGAGAAAGTGGaaaatgagatatttgacatgctACAACCTCATGAGAACTTGAAAAATCTCTCTATTGAATACTATGGTGGTACAGAATTTCCAAGTTGGGTGGGAGATCCATCCTTCAGTATGATGGAGTACCTGAATCTCAAGGGTTGCAAAAAATGTATATCCTTACCATCGCTTGGCCAACTACCATTGCTTAAGGAGTTAATCATTGAAGGAATGGATGGTATAAAGCATGTTGGTCCTCAGTTTTATGGGGATGATTACTCTTCAATTGATCCTTTTCAATCATTGGAGACGCTGAAGTTTGAGAATATGAAAGAATGGGAGGAATGGTCTTCTTTTGGAGATGGAGGAGTTGAAGGATTCCCTTGCCTTCGTGAGCTTTCTACATTTAGATGTCCAAAGTTGACAAGGTTCTCACACCGATTTTCTTCCTTAGAAAAACTGCGTATTGAGCTGTGTGAAGAACTTGCTGCTTTTTCAAGGCTTCCTTCACCTGAAAACTTGGAGTCTGAAGATTTTCCTCACCTTCGTGTGCTCAAACTAGTACGTTGCCCCAAGTTGAGTAAACTACCGAATTACCTTCCATCATTGGAAGGAGTTTGGATAGATGATTGTGAGAAATTGGCTGTACTACCAAAGCTTGTGAAGCTCTTGAATTTGGACTTGTTGGGTTCTAATGTGGAGATTCTTGGAACTATGGTTGATCTTAGGTCACTAACCTTTTTGCAGataaatcaaatttcaacaCTCAAAATTTTTCCTGAAGGTTTCATGCAACAGTCTGCAAAACTTGAAGAACTAAAGATTGTTAATTGTGGTGATCTTGTAGCTTTGTCGAATCAGCAGTTGGGATTAGCACACCTTGCTTCTCTTAGACGCTTGACAATCTCTGGGTGTCCTAAACTTGTTGCTTTGCCAGATGAAGTGAACAAGATGCCTCCTAGACTAGAATCTTTGGATATAAAAGACTGTCATAACCTGGAGAAACTGCCAGATGAACTTTTCAAGCTCGAGTCTCTTAGTGAGTTGCGAGTGGAAGGGTGTCAAAAACTTGAGTCCTTTCCTGATATGGGATTGCCATCCAAGCTTAAACGTCTCGTGATCCAAAACTGTGGTGCAATGAAGGCCATTCAAGATGGAAATTTACGGAACAACACCTCTCTTGAGTTTCTGGAGATCCGTTCATGTTCTTCCCTTGTGTCAGTTCTTGAAGGAGGCATTCCCATCACACTCAAATATATGAGGATTTCTTACTGCAGAAGTCTGAAGTCGCTGCCTGTGGAGATGATGAACAATGACATGTCTCTTGAGTACTTGGAGATAGAAGCTTGTGCTTCACTTTTGTCCTTTCCAGCAGGCGAGTTACCCAAATCTCTTAAGCGTCTTGAGATTAGTATTTGtggtaattttctttcattaccTTCAAGCCTTCTGAACCTAGTGCATCTTGATTTCTTACACCTAGAAGATTGCCCTCTTCTTGAGTATTTTCCAAATACTGGGTTGCCTACCCGTAACCTAAGAGAGCTCACTATTTGTAAATGTGAGAAGCTCAAGTCCTTGCCCAATCGGTTTCACAACCTCAAATCTCTTCAAAAATTGGCCATATCTGGTTGTCCAAGTCTTGTATCCCTACCAAAACAGGGGTTGCCCACCAACCTAATATCGCTTGAGATTACTCATTGCGAGAAACTCAATCCCATTGATGAGTGGAAACTGCACAAACTTACCACTCTTAGAACTTTCTCGATTGGGGGAATCCCAGGTCTGGTGTCATTTTCAAATACATATCTTCTTCCTGACTCCATAACCTTTCTTCGCATCCTAGAACTCCCAGACCTCCTATCAATATCAGAAGGGCTGCAAAATCTCACCTCACTTGAAACTCTGATGATTAGAGACTGCGATAAGCTCCAATATTTGCCAAAGGAGGGGCTTCCAGCCACACTTTCTTCTCTAACAATTAAGAACTGCCCTCTGCTACAATCACGCTGTAAACAGGACACTGGAGAGGATTGGTCCAAAATTATGGACATTCCTGATGTAGTTCTATTTTAA
- the LOC100255414 gene encoding basic leucine zipper 23, whose product MDDGEVELSDHVLLSNPNSSSNFQGSTPIDSFLDDFLKNTRTCTHTHTCNPPGPDAAHTHTCYHTHTQVFASEEDEVPNNKEHLISKVRRPSGNREAVRKYREKKKAHTAYLEEEVKKLRLLNQQLVKKLQGQAVLEAEVLRLRSLLLDLRGKIDNELGVFPFQKQCNTTLSFKEGDCGLQSASGAIDPRCEMDLPCFHPHVGSSSQASISGSGKMVVSWEGNCQPAVVDCRGNINDMVSAEGHTMDTVEALVSSASQAE is encoded by the coding sequence ATGGATGATGGAGAGGTAGAGCTTTCAGATCATGTTCTGTTATCAAACCCCAATTCATCTAGCAATTTCCAGGGTTCAACCCCGATCGACTCGTTTCTTGATGATTTTCTGAAGAATACAAGAACATGCACTCACACTCACACTTGCAATCCCCCTGGCCCGGACGCGGCACACACTCATACATGCTATCACACACACACCCAAGTCTTTGCATCCGAAGAAGATGAAGTGCCAAACAATAAAGAACATTTGATTTCGAAAGTTAGGAGGCCTTCTGGAAATAGGGAAGCTGTTAGAAAGtatagagagaagaagaaggcaCACACAGCTTACTTGGAGGAGGAAGTCAAGAAATTGCGCCTATTGAATCAGCAGCTTGTTAAGAAATTGCAAGGGCAGGCAGTTCTTGAAGCCGAGGTTTTGAGGCTGAGGAGCCTTTTGCTGGACCTTAGAGGAAAGATTGATAATGAGTTGGGTGTTTTCCCCTTCCAGAAGCAGTGTAATACCACTTTGAGTTTCAAGGAAGGTGATTGTGGACTGCAGTCTGCTAGCGGGGCAATTGACCCGAGGTGTGAGATGGATTTGCCATGCTTCCATCCTCATGTGGGATCATCTTCGCAGGCTAGTATTAGTGGGAGTGGGAAAATGGTGGTTTCATGGGAGGGAAATTGTCAGCCTGCAGTTGTAGATTGTAGAGGTAACATAAATGATATGGTAAGTGCTGAAGGACACACAATGGACACTGTGGAAGCCTTGGTGTCGTCCGCATCTCAAGCTGAATGA